Part of the Henckelia pumila isolate YLH828 chromosome 2, ASM3356847v2, whole genome shotgun sequence genome is shown below.
ATAGATAAGTCGTCGTCACGTACATCTTCTCATGAGGAGCTAGATATTGCAACGAGATTGATTGGGGCATGATCTCGTAGCATTTTCTCGCGAGAGCTAAAAAGAGTAATTCCATTGCAGAATGACACTATGAAAAGCTCTCCATTGTGCTTGCAGCTTCCGAGAAATCTAATATTGGAGCTTCCAGCTGGTACAAATTCCATTTCCTtccaaaaaaaacattaaaaaaccCCATAAATTAGCACTTCTGGGCTTCAACGACGACCTGGGAAAGAAAGAGCAAAGACGTGCTTAGTGAGGAACAATTTAATCACCCGACTCAAAGCTCGATCCTACGATTTCTTACCTTCACGGCGTCAAATGTATGATTGAATTTGAAAGCTTGGTCTGAAGACAAACAGCAGTAGATAAAGATTTGAGCTTCAGAATCCTAAAAAATGTTTCACTCCAATGGAAAGATGAGTTTGAAAAGAGGcggacttttttttttcttgctatTACTGCCGTGATTTGgagattattattttattattattattatttttcctgttattattattttattattataacatGGACATTGtccttaaaataaaattttaaaataatacatcGTCCTTATATATTACTATATATCGTAAatggttttttattattattattactaaaaGGGGTGAGTGTTTCTCTTTGGGTTCGAACCTAGGTATGGTTTTTtataaagtaaataaaaaattcttTCATTTATAACTTttaatacatatattttttttacaagcAATAATGGTAAAGGAAATAGGCTGAcacaagaaaatgataaaagttGATAAATATCTTCTAATCATGTTTGCAATAATTTTGTGTTATCGTTTGGACAAATTCCCAAGAACATAGACCAAATGCAAATCGGGTCATTCCCGAACACCCAAAGTTCGTGTGGTTGCAAGTCGCAATGGCGTGCAACCTTACTCATATCGATCAGTCCTCAACACTGAACCAAGACGGGTTTTGTCGATAAAAGATTTAtttgttttgatgatttgatgagAGCATACTTTACGGGATCACTTTCCTGTTCCGCGCAGGAGGCGAAAGACTGCTCCGTTGGAAGCACTCCCAGATGTTACTAACAATGGATTTGCAAAGAAGGTTTGCCAGAAGAACCAGGACTCCTCTACATGGATGGATGTTGAGCCTTCCGTCGATCGGCTCCAAGTGCTGAATCAGAAAGTGAGAAGTAAATCAACTGTGTATACAATGAAAGAGATTTAATAGCTGAACTTGTCACTGACTGTTAAATAACTGAATCAGGATAGATGAAGCACGGAGTTTTTGGACTACTTTGTTTTTGGGCCACTTTACTGTCAAGCTTGAAGAGACTTTTGCATTCAATATCTATGTTTTCTCCAAAATTGGCCAAATAGGCCACGATGGAAGATACAAAACAATGCTGACGCATTACAGGTTTCAAGTTTCAACCACTCAATCGTATTTACCAGCACATCGCAACATTGAATTTTAATACTAAATTGGCAACACCGTAATATTTGTATCGTGGTGACAAAATATTACTTTGAGGAACACTACCTCGATTTACTATTTTGTGAGTCTCACAAAAAGTGAACTAAAAGGTCCACTAACCTGCTACCTCGAGGCTGCTTGGAGGCAAGAACAAGATTAAAAACTACTAGCTTACATATCTCTGCAGTTGGGAATCATCCAATATCTCTACAACTGGAGCATACTGTAGAAGTTGAAACACTAGTTACCGCCGCATCAGGgagcaaataaataaaaactagggATAAAATTTTTTCTCACTTATACAAacctcatcatcttcatcgaggTAAGTACCATGCATCGTGCTGTTATGATGAAATTGCCATCCAAATGAGTTCTCAAGCAGATCTTTGAGTTTTCTCGTCTATGAAAATTGAAAGGCAAAACTTAGTACTCAATGGAGGTAAATAAATATCTTTCAACAGGATATCTCATACTGTTACATTCAGAAGAACTCTCAACTCTAGTTGTACAGGAGAATCATATATGATTTGCCTCTAAATTCGGCTATCGTGATCGTGCATCTGCTTTACAGAGTGAGATATATGATGCCTATTCCTTGATGATATCACTCTCAACTCACTCCCTGTTCCTTCCTATGATTAAGTTTATAAAACTTAAAGTTTACACAAAAAGAATAATATTGTAAGAGTATACTCTATGTGTGTGCTTGGATATTGGAAAACAATTGTAAATAAGCAGATGATGAATTatgggagtgtttgcaatcactaaaaaaaagtgattgatagcttttagcttaaaaaaatcatttttgtgtgtttcttaaatcTAGaatatgtgttagcttatgcttaacttaattgaaatccaaaagctagtcatgtggtgattatgattctccaaaaatgattctaataagaagatcattgttaaaatcattttagtcacttatttatcaaacactacccaactttgatttttagattttcacatgtGTTTTCAAACACtcccaacttttgatttttcttaatttttttataataatgtataaattaatcacttttacaaaagcacaatctattgcaaacactccctaagtAGTCTCATTTaagtaaaatttaaaagaaagtCGGCTAGAACTCCATACCGAAGACAGAAGGTTCCCATCAACCACTGGAGCTTCCATAACCAACGAGAAGAAATCCTGTAGCAGGGATAAAGGTCAATGATGCTAAGTCTACAGTAGATTAATATTGAGGAGATGTTTCCAATTTTTCAGAAACGCAGAACAGGCAATACTCATAACAACGCATGCCTGAGTAATTGAGAACTTAAAATTCAATTGAACAATCAAATTTCGGGAACAGATTTCATCTCAAGAACCCCCTCTGATCGTGTCGAGACAGGGATACGAGACAGGGGATCAGAATTCAATTACCCAAAATTAATCACACGTGGATGAGTATATCGATTCTGTCAGCTGATAACATTACCTTGCAAAGGTGGTGCAGAAAACTATCAGAGGACAACCAAGATTCATCCAACAATGGTGACACTCCTTTGTCTGTAGCACCTTCATCTCGCCGATCTTTTTGAAATCCATATTTTAATTGATAATATATCACTCTAACAAACTGTCAATATATCAATTTCAAGTTTAGAAGGAAGATAATGGAACACCTATAGTAATTAAAATAACTAATCTAGAATTAACAAAGCATGCACCTCAAACCATCGTGATTAATATgaaaattgtacaaaaaatgAAGATCAAAGCTTAATATCCTACCTTGGTAAATAGCCTACTCCGGGTATGAAGAGGCTGCAGAGATAAAAGATCAGATGAGAATCAAAACAAGAAACGATCTCACAGATGTTTCGAATTAGTTGGACAGAACATAAAAATATAGTCATAGGGAACCAACCCCAACAAAACAGAtcaatttacaaaaatttttCTAGGGTTGATTTCCCACAAAATGTTAAATTCAAAACAATATTTCAAGTAAAAAGTTTTGATTAAGCCGGTCTACCAGAATGGCATTTAGATTTTGACAGCAAAGATATAACAGTATTTTCCAATAAGGATGGTTAAGAATTTTGACACTCGGATGTATACTTACAGCTTCCGTACAGCCAAATAAGAGACTAAGTAAAAGCTTCCACTGCATAAATGCTTCCAGTGACTGGCCCATCTGCCATTTTTACcaattaacacataaattaaCCAAGTACACCCCATGTGCCCATacataaaaacaattaaaaaaaagaaaacagaaTTCTTCTTCACCAGAAATGCAATGAATGCAAACTGCAATTCTGCTAGAAGTAAATCTTCAACATCTCCATATTCTTTCATTAATATGCCTTCCAACAGCTGTGTCTGCAAAAACAGATGCATACTTTCCTAACTCAGAATACCCACAAAAAATTCACAAAACATGCACTTCAATGTAAATGAATTTTGCAATAGCAAACCTTGTCAAGATTCAAATTAGTAAGTTCTTCGCCAGACATTCCTTTGTGCTTGACAACTTTAGGAATTCTAGTGTAGTAGCAGCCTCTTCTTTGGGAATTTTCTTCATGAGTTGAAAACTTGCTGGTCCTCAACTGCTCGGCTAAAGCTTTCTCCATTGTGGTTTCAGGTAAATTCCCAACCATTTTAGATTCTGAAGCAACTGTGATTTCTCCTCCAATAGGTTCTGTAAATTATGCAATCAGCACATAACACAGCAACAAAAAGACAGATGTACGCATAAAAATCGGCCATTGAACTGTTAAAGAAGAAATCTAAAGAATATCCTACTATCATTCATTGTCAGATTCGAAGTACTCGTTTTTCAGTCTGTGGAAAACAAAGGTTATTATGAAGTCTCTAAGGAAGACAAAAGACTAAAGTCAACTTTGTCATCCCACCAAACGTTATTTGCCCGATTCCGGATTCCGGAAGCCAATAAGTGGGAGAGGGTCGCCAATTAAGGGAGTAAAATTGCACTGGTAGGCAATGACACCCTCTTTAGGCAATGTCTGAACTCTGACGTCGCTGTTAGCTTTTTTTTTAGTCGGCCTGACAATGAAAATCGATGTTCTATTACATCTTGTTTAAGTTATCATAATTAAGGGGAATAAATGAATAGTTGGAATTTGTTATCAAAATAGATGTGAACAACAGATA
Proteins encoded:
- the LOC140882532 gene encoding uncharacterized protein; this encodes MDPETALEYVKHGATLLLLDAPQFTLIGIDTQMFSSGPKFKGIKMIPPGVHFIYYSSSNREGSEFSPIVGFFIDASPSQVIVRKWEKNEELFVKLLEEEEEGYYHAVKRLEFDAQLGPYSLSQYTEWKHLSNYINKATIDRIEPIGGEITVASESKMVGNLPETTMEKALAEQLRTSKFSTHEENSQRRGCYYTRIPKVVKHKGMSGEELTNLNLDKTQLLEGILMKEYGDVEDLLLAELQFAFIAFLMGQSLEAFMQWKLLLSLLFGCTEAPLHTRSRLFTKFVRVIYYQLKYGFQKDRRDEGATDKGVSPLLDESWLSSDSFLHHLCKDFFSLVMEAPVVDGNLLSSTRKLKDLLENSFGWQFHHNSTMHGTYLDEDDEYAPVVEILDDSQLQRYVS